CGCCGAATCCACAGCAATCCACGCCGAAATAATAATCGGCGGTTCAAGGGGCCAGTAGTTGAAATCTTGATGCCACGGAATCTCCTTCGCCCCCGGCTCCTTAATGAAAAAGTTCGTCCGCCAGAGCAGGAGATCGGGACCGTAGAGAGACACCATTCGTTTGACGATAGACGGATGCGTGGCAAGATTGTGAATTAGCGGGGAATCAAGGTGGCGGTTATGCCCAAACTGTTGGTGATCCGGCGGCGCGGTCTCAAGGATCTTCTCGATTTCCGAGTGCATCTTGAACATCTCTTCCGAACTACAGAGTTTGTAAGGACCGAGATAACCGTGCCGCCAAAATTGTTCCCTTTCTTTGTTGCTTAACGTGTGGTTCCCATTTTGCATTGTGTAAAAAATCCTTTTTTATCGCTGCCTGCTATTTCGCTGAGGACGCTACTCCTGACAGACATGCACCTTAACGGCTCCAGATGTCTTATCAGCGGACACGCGAAACGCTTCGCTAATCTCCTCAAGCGGATAATAGTGCGTCACGAGTTTTGTGGCATCGACCCTGCCGGAATCTATCAACTCAATCGCCGCTTCAAAGTCGGTTTCCATACCGCTATAACCGTAGCAGTTAGAACCTGTGACGAAGGCTTCCGACCAGACGACACGGGAGAGATCTACCTCAAGGGGTTTGTAATATCCGGCGACAAGGACAACGGCACCCTGCTTCCGAACGATAGTCATAGCGGCATTGAAGTTCTCCGCACCACCCACCGTTTCGATCACAGCATCAAAACCGATACCGTTCGTGACATCCTTGACGTATTCCGAGACATTGATGTCACTAATATTGACGACATGATCCGCCCCAAGTTGCTTTGCCAATTCTGCCTGTTGTTCGTACTTAACAGTGATGAGTGTCTCCTTAACGCCCGCTGCAACGGCATCCGCCAAAGCGAATTGACCGATAGTACCACCGCCGATAATCGCCACTGTGTCTCTGAAATTGGCACCTGTCCGCGCCACAGCACGGTGTGAAACAGCCAACGGTTCGACGAGTGCTCCCTGCTCAAACGTCATGTCCTTCGGTAATTTGAATAACCCCGACTGGTGCGTCGAAGTGTATTCAGCGAATCCACCGTGCATACTCGGAGAGATGCCGCCCCTATTGAAACAGAGATTGTACTGCCCCGTCTCACAATACCTACACGTCCCACAGTGCGAGAAACATTCCACAGCCACCTTGTCCCCAATCTCAAACTTTGTTACACCTGCACCGAGAGCTGTGACAACACCACACGTCTCATGTCCTGCAGCGTATTCATGGGACTGTCCCCAATGCCCGAAATAACTGTGCAGATCGCTTCCACAGATACCGGTCTGCTTCGTGTCAACGAGCACAAAGCCTGGAGGCGGTTCGTTTCGCTCAACCTCTCGAATCGCAATCTGTTCAATGCCTGTGTAGATAGCAGCTTTCATTTTCATGAGATGTCTCCTTTCGGTTCCGAGGTGTCGGAATCTTTGGCTACCCATTTACCATTGGATAGAAACATTTCCCTTTCTTCAAGCAAGTTTTGGCTTGCAAGCCGCTCCAAAAGGGCACGTTTATCGGACTTTCCAACGCTTGTTTTCGGGATTTCATCAATAAAAACAAATTGGTCAGGAATCCAGAACTTAGGGAATTCTGAGGTGAGATGTTGTATGAGGGCACCCGCGAGGTCCGTATCGGTGCGGTTAGAAACCGCACCTACCGGTTTAAGGGTATCGGTGCGGTTAGAAACCACACCTACCGGTTTAAGGGTATCGGTGCGGTTAGAAACCGCACCTATCGGTGTGAGGACAACAACAGCGATTGGACGTTCCCCCCATTTTTCATCAGGAACACCAACTACCGCCGCCTCAAGTACCTGTGGATGTCGCAATAGCACTGTCTCTAAGGCAATACTCGAAATAGACTCTCCACCGCTACGAATCAACGCCTTCGCGCGGTCCACAATTTGCATATACCCTTCAGGGTCAATCGTCGCAAGATCACCTGTCCGCAACCACCCATCGGCAGTGAAATATTCCCTTGTCGGTTCACTCTTATAGTAGCGACTCGCTGTCCACGGACTCCGTACCTGAACCTCCCCAACCGTCTCACCATCCCAAGGGAGTTCAGTGAAATGGGTAGGTGTTCCAGACGTGAGCCGAAGTTCAACGCCCGGTACGGGTCTTCCCTGTTTTGCCTTAACGCGCCACTTTTCAACGTCTGAAAGTCCTTGATGTGCGCTGCGCAATTTCGAGAACGTCCCAGTCGGAGACATTTCAGTCATTCCCCACGCATGGCACACCTCAACACCGAGATCGGCTTCATAAGCTTCAATGAGTGTAGGTGACATCGCTTCGCCACCGACTATCAATCGCCGAAACGACGAAAGTTCCTGTCGCCTTTTCCGTAATTCCGGGTAAGCCGCTGCCCAAACCGTCGGCACCCCTGCAGCGACAGTAACCCCGTTTTCAGCAATAACATCTGCAAGGCATGTAGGTTTCGGTCCCGGCAATACCATATCAGCACCAGCGAACATACAAGCGTAAGGCAAACCCCATGCCATAGCATGGAACATCGGCACAAGCGGCAGCACGACA
This genomic stretch from Candidatus Poribacteria bacterium harbors:
- a CDS encoding phytanoyl-CoA dioxygenase family protein gives rise to the protein MQNGNHTLSNKEREQFWRHGYLGPYKLCSSEEMFKMHSEIEKILETAPPDHQQFGHNRHLDSPLIHNLATHPSIVKRMVSLYGPDLLLWRTNFFIKEPGAKEIPWHQDFNYWPLEPPIIISAWIAVDSATLENSCLQIVPGSHRKVIPHVKATSDMAFGQMGDLGFVDTTDVVNLEMQPGEFVLFNERTLHHSEANRSAKRRIGLAVRVILPIVKVFDWDAPRHELIVIHGKDPVQFNKRS
- a CDS encoding alcohol dehydrogenase catalytic domain-containing protein, whose translation is MKMKAAIYTGIEQIAIREVERNEPPPGFVLVDTKQTGICGSDLHSYFGHWGQSHEYAAGHETCGVVTALGAGVTKFEIGDKVAVECFSHCGTCRYCETGQYNLCFNRGGISPSMHGGFAEYTSTHQSGLFKLPKDMTFEQGALVEPLAVSHRAVARTGANFRDTVAIIGGGTIGQFALADAVAAGVKETLITVKYEQQAELAKQLGADHVVNISDINVSEYVKDVTNGIGFDAVIETVGGAENFNAAMTIVRKQGAVVLVAGYYKPLEVDLSRVVWSEAFVTGSNCYGYSGMETDFEAAIELIDSGRVDATKLVTHYYPLEEISEAFRVSADKTSGAVKVHVCQE
- a CDS encoding long-chain fatty acid--CoA ligase — encoded protein: MMNYPLTLAQILEHAHRIHGDKCVQTLLPNSDVHRYTYTALYERVKRLANAITELGVQRGDRVATYASNTYQHLELYYAIPCIGAVLHPLNLRLSAAQLAKIVHEAEDKLIFVEGAFAERFEELRDRITCKRVVHFDLMSTNTGALYEKLLREAEEAYTYDIRDENWAMGLCYTSGTQGEPRGVLYTHRSMFLHTLAVNQADVFGLTEMDVVLPLVPMFHAMAWGLPYACMFAGADMVLPGPKPTCLADVIAENGVTVAAGVPTVWAAAYPELRKRRQELSSFRRLIVGGEAMSPTLIEAYEADLGVEVCHAWGMTEMSPTGTFSKLRSAHQGLSDVEKWRVKAKQGRPVPGVELRLTSGTPTHFTELPWDGETVGEVQVRSPWTASRYYKSEPTREYFTADGWLRTGDLATIDPEGYMQIVDRAKALIRSGGESISSIALETVLLRHPQVLEAAVVGVPDEKWGERPIAVVVLTPIGAVSNRTDTLKPVGVVSNRTDTLKPVGAVSNRTDTDLAGALIQHLTSEFPKFWIPDQFVFIDEIPKTSVGKSDKRALLERLASQNLLEEREMFLSNGKWVAKDSDTSEPKGDIS